CCCCTGCCTTGTTAAAACCTTCCTCAAATAGCCTGTTGTGTTCCTCGATCACGTTCCTTGACCCCTTCCACCGAGGAACTTTGTGACTATGATCACAATTCCACTCTAATGATTTCGGGACTTCATTATGTTTTGGGGGGCAATCATCACACAACCATTCAAATGATGAGGCATCATAAATTACCGGATCCAAACAATATCTACAAAAACTACAAACAACGCTAGTTAGGGATAGATCTTCTATGGCTCGAGGTCATAGAAGTATACAGGTAATATGAGGAATAATTAACTACAATTAACCCTACCAACTTGATTGTTTAAGCGAATTTTTTGGAAGGGTGAGTGTTTAGGTGGCAAAGGCTCTTTTGAAGTCCCTTGTTTGCTTTCATGGCATAAAAAGTTCAATGGGCATGGTCAAGGCCAAGACATGTTTGAAACAATGGAAAGGTGTTGGAGACATCAAGATCAAGAGCAATCTAGTGTTAGGGGCTGCTGGCCTCAACCCTCCCCTACTCTCACCCACGATCCCGAGGAAGGTCAACACCGTATGTTGAAGAAACGGGCGACGCAGCAGTGAAGGTCCTTGACGCTAGAGGCAGATCTAGTGCATTAGGCGTAGCCCATCCTTTAGGGACCCCTGCCTAATCAACACAACATGATAAGAATGATGGCATGTCAAGATCACATGAAACTATTGTGGCTAGGGATGCCTTGTCTAGTGACCAAAAGGAGGTTAGCTTTGTGGTGGATAGGGTGGTAGGATGCCACTGGTCGTGGGGTGGTGCACCGAGGCAAGTGGTAGGGAGTCATGACATCCTACTCTTCTTAGTTCATGAGAAAGGGTTCGAATTGGTAATATCACAACCTACATTTTGGCGCGGCTTTGTGGCCCAAGTGTGCGTGTGCTTTGGGGTTGCACCTACCTTAATAATTAGGTAGATCTGATTCCTTAAGCCTTTAAGTTCCTGACATAGCACCTAGGTAAACTGGTGCAAATCAAGGATGAAAGTGTGAGAAAGGCGAGAGGGTCTCTAGTTGAGTTGGTTAAGTGCCTTGAgtagcactcctcaggtcctatGTTCAACTCCCGTGGGAGTGAATTTTCAGAttggggttaaaaaaatcccctcgtctgtctcACGCCAAAGCAAAGGTCTAAGGTCTGGCCCTAGTCATGGTCGTTCTCACATGGGCTACGGTGCCGCTATGTATGGGTAGAGCAGGGGTTCGAGGAACTTCTAGGCCTGCGTGAcaaggtcttcttcttaatgcagTGTTGGGGATTGTCTTAACCCCTGAAGGTCGAGTTTTTTAAGTGTAAGAAAGATGTTATGGTTGTGACATTGTGGGGGTTAGGATCAATGTTCAAAAAGGCGCTAAGGCGATTTCTAGGCGATGACCCATAGCCTACAGCCTAGGCGAGCCTAAGCGAGCCTAGGCGTTTtgtatatatactaatatacatatattatctttctaaaagaaaaaataaacaacTGAATAGTGGGCTTAGATAGATAGAAAGGCCCAAGAGGCAAGAGTCCAGCCATCTCCCACTTTAAGTCTCCAACCTTATCCATCTCTCCAGTTCTAGCCGCACTCGACGCCCTTCCTCGTCGCGGCCACACTCGACACCCTTCCTCATCTCCTGCATCAACTGCCGTCGCCGGTTCCTCTCCCTCTTcggcatctctctctctctcctctagtGCATGCCCGCCAGGGCCGCCTGCGCCCGCATGCGTCCGAAGCTACTACCCCACCGTCGACCTCCGCCAGacgctcctcctcccccaccggcgCTGCCGACGAGCTGGAGTCGCCTAGGGGGTCCGCCTACCCCCTAGGCCAGGCGGGACCCCCTCGCCTAGTGCCTAGGCGGACGCCTAATGTCACCTTTTTGAACATTGGTTAGGATGTAAAATGGTTTTGGGTGTGGGGTGCTACACAAATAGACTTTTTTTGGAGTTGGGATTTTACTACTTACTAAAAGGTGTTGTTTCACAAAGCTCCAGGTTTGAGGTCCATGCTAAATATAGAATCTATGATAAATTGAAGTGCTTTAGACCTATGCGTTTAATCTAAAAATGAGAAAACGAATGGCTCAACTCAATACTAAGTCAGCCCGCAGCTCCAGCTCCAAGAATTTCTATAGTTAGGAATGAGTAACTACAAAAAGTATTGGAGCTAGAGTTTCGCCAAACAAGCCCTAATTACAATGAGACTAGACTGCATGGCTCTTAAGAaagtggaatgtaaaaaaaagtAAAATGCACCATGAGTCCTTAGAACTTTTTATGGACTCTCAATTAGGTCATAGAACTAAAGTGACCATCTAGGTCCTCAATCTATTGTAGATTCTCACATGAGTCCAACTAAAAAAGTGACCATTTAGGTAACTAATGATGCGCCCGAGAAGAGGTCCAAATCCCACCACATCACCTTTGTATGCCTAATGGTTCTGCCAGTCACAATCACACAGATCGTGGGTCTTAGTGGGGTTCCATGTCCCGGGAACGGTCATTCCGAATCGTGGTTCTAGGACGGCGTGGCACAACGATGGGTCAATGTTTGGGATGTGAGTCGGGATGATGTCCCGAAGCACACCAAATCATAGAGACATATGCCCTATGCACCCGGGAACTTAAAATTGTTGATCCACGTCCCACATACCCATTCCACTTGCAGAAGAACCCTCCATCCCCCTCACCTCCATGTCCACTCCCTCTGCCTCCCGTTGGTCCCGTGCATACCGGCCTCGCGGCTACGCCCGCACGCTCTCCTGTGCTCCGAAGGCACATGCTCAGCGCCCATGGAACAAACAAAGAGAGGTGGGCTGCAAGAGAGGCAAGGACTGCTAGGGGAGAGAGATGGAGGGGTAggggatgtttttttttttgcaacctTAATTGGCGTGTCCACATAGGCAATTGTTAGTGGCATGGCGGGGTTTGGACCTTTAGTCGAGCGCAACAGAGATTGAGGACTTAGATGGTCACCTTTTTTAGTTCGTGGACCCAAATGAGAATTAGCAATTGATTAAAGACCTAGATGGTCACTTTTATTAGTTCAAGGACTCAAATGAGAATCCTAAAAACATTTGGGGCTTTTGAACACCATAATGACAAATAAACAAGCAGTCCAGTATGCAAAGATAATCTTATGGATGTGATTAACAAGGACAGAATTGAAGCAAATAATTCTCTATAAAATGTTAATAAATCATGCATCCAAGcaattccaaacttcattacgacaAGATAATCAAAACTCATGCATTTGTTTTGTTCTTTTACTTAGAAACTTTAATTTGAAAATAGAAGACATGAAGACTTTGAAGAACAAGTAGAAAGAGAAGTTACAGGTGCCTCGCAGCGTTCTTGCAGTTGCTACATTGTACTAAAAGCTGCCCGTAGCCAACAACACCACACACTTCACAAACGATGTCCTACATAAAAGTGCAAACATGCAAATTTGGTTAATTCACAAAACCTCCCAATTTTAAAATAACAAGCCTTCATGGCCTAAGTAAGCGCATATCAAAGTGTGCTTGCATCCTGGCATGGTGCTTGCCAGCAGGATTTCTCACGATTCACCCAATATGAAACTGTAGTTGATACACAAAATCCAACACCACAAAAAAAAATCTCAATAGTGTTGCACGTTTCTGTACTGTATATTTATCCAGGGCTCCAAGCACCCACCTGATGCTTCAGAGTGTAGGAAATTGCCACAATCTCCTCGAGCTCCGATCTCCTTGTCCATTGACAATGGAAAGGCTTAGGAGACACGGCAGTCATAGCAGTTCCTAGCTCAGTCACAACTATGAGGTCCCATTTGGAAATCAGTATTGAATCTTGGAACGAAACTATGGTTTCGGTCCACAGACCACTGGAGCGTGTTTCTGGATGACAAGATATTTGACTATTTTTATGCAAAACCAGGAGCGTCAGACTCCTCTCCCCCCACCGGCTTCTATCTGAATCTGAAGGCTTCCTCGAGCATGAgcccgccctcgccctcgccctcgccctcgccctcgccttcgcccctgcccctgcccctgcccctgccccttcTCAAAATAGTACCAGGCTACCAGCCCATGCCCAAATGCACGAATTCTGCACAAGAACAGGGTAGGGCTAACATAACGCGACTCCATCCGATTCGGTTCCCCTTCCCTCCTGAACAGACATACAATTTGTGTCCTACTAGAGGCAGGGCAAATGTAATCCGCATAATCTCGAACACCTTGCCCTCACACAGAGTTGGTCGGCTCAACCCGCGACTTTAACACTCTCTTCCGAAGAAATTAGCCAACCAAATAACGAAGAGAATCCCGAAATAAACGCGCCACACGAATGAAGAGGATGGGAGCTGGAGCGCGAGTGAGGACCCGTACCATCTCCCAGAGTCGCGGTGCCGTGAgaagctcctcctcctcggcgcTGTGGTCGCCGATGCCGAGATCCGCGCTCCGGAGGGCCTCAACAGCAAGGCGAGAAGGGATGCGGCGCGCGCTGCTGAAACCATGCGCTCTTCTTCCCCATGGCTTCAGCCTCCACCAGATTGCAGagtgagcgccgccgccgccgccgctgcgagCGATCGCGCGTGAACCTCGGCTTCGAGAGGGGAGGGCAGAAACGGAAGGCGGCTGTAGtgcgtgtgtgtgcgcgcgctttGGACTTTGTTGGCCTCGGGCCTCGGGTCCGCTGAGCTAGGCAGCAACTTTTTTCTCGAAGGGGTTGAAGTCGGCAGCTTCGGCGCGACACGTTGGCAGCATGCGCGGTTCACGCACCACGCGTGGCGACGCCACGAGTAACGGTTGTCACACCCGGCGGCCGTCGCGGCGAAGCCTGATTCTGGCGTCTGCGTCTCCGTAAAGGTTTTCTAGATTTGGTTACTAATAATTATTTTTGAAGGTTCCTATTTATCTCTTAGGaaataagaaaaaataaaaataatctaATAACAAAATGAGACACTTTCTGGACATTATTTTTAGTTTATCAGATTCAAACAGGCtctaagagttttttttttttttgtaaatcctCTACTTTATAGGTGAATCTTAATATATATTTAAGCATTGAAGAAAAAAAGTCTACCTATTTACTTGGTCTCCTAGATTTGTTGACTGCCCAAAATCTTatcctcaaattttaaaatttaaatctaTGAAAATGTGTTATAATAATAATATGTTAAGTCTATATTAGTTTAAATTTTGTTTCTGTTTAACTGTGGAGGTAAAATGAACATCATTGAGGGTCAACATGCtgaattttgtgagaaaatagaATAAAAACTATGTAAGGAGCCTATTTTAGGTAGTcatgttggagatgctctaagtacATTAAAAGCTAAAAACAATTATCTTCAACTAACACTAACGAAGCTAATGTTCTGTTGCGGTTTCAcgttttaacaaaaaaaaaaagtgtgACATATAGATAGATAGTTATGaggcgcaaaaaaaaaaagatagataAGTTATAAAAAGAAATTGTTTTTCAACGCAAGCTGTTCAAATAATATTATATGAGGATCACTTTATACTTTTTCCAATCTATATTATAGCTAGGACCACAAGTCCATGCCATTGTCTTCATCTCTGCACTACCACCTATGAAGTTTTATCCTTTCACTTTCAAATCTTCTACCAAATCCAAATAAAACTAGCAACTCGGTACTCTAAATCAACTGCCACGCCCTTTAGTCAGTCTTTTGGCATCACAAAATTCacctcctttgctttctttgtgGCCAAAATTGGAGAAACTCGCCTTGATTTTCTCCTTTTGCACTCGCCCATGTTGGAGCTCAGTCCCCTTTCATCCACACGGGTCGCACCATGATGCTCAATTTATGCTTCATGGCCACTGTCTTATTCTTGTCGCATGCTTGACGAGCTGTGCTCCAAAGAGCATGGTCATTCTAGAGTTCCTCTTGCCCCAACGCGTGCTCCAAATACTCCCTCTACTTTTTGTCAGACGAAGCTGCTACCACTACTTTTGTGGGTCTCTCTGATACCCTATGAGGCCACCATTTGGTGTGACATGGAAGCTTGATGCGGACATGGAGGCTGGGATAGCAACACACCGTGTCGCGTTGGGGTGGTCTCAACATGTTTTCATCTTTAAGTTCATTTCTTTAAAACCCAGTTGTTTAGCTTTTAAAAAATCAGCTCAACAGTTGGGTTGTTTACTTGTTTGTTTCAGTTTCCGATTGGTAGAAGCCAACAAAAAACTGAATCAAACATGCCCGCTCCATCATCTGTGTTGAGTATTCTTTTCAAAACTTGTGATGACGAAAAAGTCCAGAAACATAAGGCTAAACATATTTGGACCCAATATATACTAGCAAAGTCTGCGCATTGCAATAAAACGAACACCTTGTTGCACTATTATTTAAATGACTTGTGGCTCGAGATTTATGTATTAGAATCAAACTTCGTGCCATCGTTGTATGCACAAACACGCAGGGTTCTAACTTTTTTTTTGAAGCCTGTAGGGTTCTAACTCATATGAGCAACATTGATTGTGAATCCGGGGCAAATATATAATAACATCTACACCATCAAATTTGTTTCATTAAATTTTCTATGAAACATATTTGGATGTGCATTTCTTGAAACTTGTAGATGTTATCATattgaaacttggtcaaaactagCCGCCcgttcggctggggctggctggccagccccctcacatgggcactattcacatgaaccagccaaccgaacaggctgtagatAGCTTTAGCTTCGGACAAAATCAGTGAACTACCCTCGATCTTGAAATATAAGGGATATAGAGTTTAAAATTTGTACCAAAATACAATGTATTGTGTACTCAACTCCCTCTCTCCTCAGTTTTTTGACACAAAATACTGAAAGAAAGTAACAACTGAACTAGCCCATCCATCCAATTGGTGAGGGGTAAGGTGGCTTTTTGTCATGCTTCTTATTTTGTCTAAAAAAAACTTTTATATATTTCTGTACATATATTGAGTATAATTTGAAACGAAATGAGTAGTTACTATACTGTCATATAACAGTGGAGCGTGGGCTAGTAGCAAGAGAGAGCAAAATCGATTGTTTCAACGTCAAAACCATAGCATGAGGGAGCCCAGAAGCTTGGCCCAAAAGCAAGAGGTCTATGGGACTTCAAATTTCTATCAAACTGAGGGAGGCCCAGTTTCACCTCCATTACCCTCCATCCTTGCTTTTTTGTTATCTCAACCTGGCCCTCATGGCCTTTCATTGATAGACGTAAACTCGACGATATCGCAAGTTACAAGACTGTTTACAACTGGCATAAATAATAATTTAAGTTTGCACCAACACTCGAGATTTTGAATTTACTCGCTATATTGAAGAATTATTTATGAAGAACTATAGTTTTGTAAAAACGTAGAGCTGAAAAATAAATCATTGCTCGAGCTTGGTTGGCTAGCTCGTGTTAGAGTTGAGCTAGCAACCACGGTTCGAATCCCCGTGTGCACAGCATTAAGCCATCTCATATGACCGGGGTTTCGACCctattagttttttttatatcATATATGCTAATAATGTTACATCAACAAAGTATTAatataattcaaaaataaattgcAAGTGTCATTATACCTGGTTTAATAATGTTACCTTTTTTATGATTGATAAATAAACTATTAAAATGACTTGTTACGGGCTCTACAACACATCGCAACCGAGTCATAATAAGGCATTTAAAAAACTGAGTAAAGCAAGGATCACTGTTACAGGATTCTTAAATTCTCTTACCTTGAGCCTCTTTCTATCAATAAGAACCAAAAATAATACGAAATATGCCACTATTCTAATTAGTAATCATGCCCAAACTTTAGCCGCCATCAGATAAAAGAAGATGTGCTTAGTCAGCAACGCCTGGCGTTGCATTCGAGCATGACATATTTACACAAGGGGCAGAATAATGCATCAGCTACAAACATTGGTTCAGATGCATTTTCCATTCGCGGATGCAGTGTTTTGCACTGCCTGGATCATCTGACCGACCTGAACACACGGCCTCCAACCACGAACAGTTTTGAGCAAGAACGCATCTACCAGGTTCGCCACAACAGGCATGCTCCAAGAAGGTAGTTCAAGCTCTTGCACCATCTCTGTAGCCACCGAAAGACTTGTATCATTCTCCAGGTCAAATGCGAACTCGATGTTCTTACATTTACCTGTACAAGGCCAGAAGAATAAAACGCAGCGTCAGTGGCATGGTACAAATGGAGATTTGTgcaatccaaagatgatatttTGATGCATGTAATTACCATTGGGGACAGGAATCCTTAGTAATAACTTGACAGGGTTGCTACCACTCATATCTCCTTCCAATACAAATCCACCCCTTCGAAGCACTAGGCTGAAAGACCCCTTCCCGCTATCAACAGTCGTTCCATTTGGTAGCAAAGATACAAAAATTGGTGTGGCTTCAAGATCCAGATCCAAATTTGGCGGGAATGCTATTGGTTCTTGCACAGGATTAGAGGTTTTATTATCATTGATGATGATGTCATCTTTCATGAGAAAAGGGCTCTTCAAGAGATCACTTGCTGGCAATCTATCAGCTGCTGAAGCTAGGCAGCTCTCTATGAAACTTCTTACTTCTGCATCTTTAACCTTGGAGAGAGCAACTGGTTTTGCACCCTGCAATTGTACCATTATAGCATCATTCATATAC
This sequence is a window from Miscanthus floridulus cultivar M001 chromosome 10, ASM1932011v1, whole genome shotgun sequence. Protein-coding genes within it:
- the LOC136486339 gene encoding probable serine/threonine-protein kinase WNK6 isoform X2, with the protein product MVEGIEVAWAKVEINCRTMGSPKELQRLKTEIQLLRSLQHKHILKLYASWVDNKKRTVNLITELFTSGNLREYRTKHKKVDMKAMRRWAKQILTGLAYLHSQKPPIIHRDLKCDNIFVNGNHGKVKIGDFGLAMVMQQRKTQSIQGTLEFMAPELFGENYNELVDIYSFGMCMLEMVTGECPYSECQGFVQIYKKISEGAKPVALSKVKDAEVRSFIESCLASAADRLPASDLLKSPFLMKDDIIINDNKTSNPVQEPIAFPPNLDLDLEATPIFVSLLPNGTTVDSGKGSFSLVLRRGGFVLEGDMSGSNPVKLLLRIPVPNGKCKNIEFAFDLENDTSLSVATEMVQELELPSWSMPVVANLVDAFLLKTVRGWRPCVQVGQMIQAVQNTASANGKCI